From the Flavobacterium gyeonganense genome, the window AAAATAGGAGACGATTATTTTAATCCCGGACTTACGCAGTACAATAAAACTCATTTGTATCAAACGTATGATGTAACGTCTAATATTCAGGAAGGCAATAATGTATTGGGTGCCATTCTTGGTGAAGGCTGGTGGAGTGGAGGTAGTACGTTTGTTGGTGAAAACTGGAATTTCTTTGGTGATCGCCAGTCGATACTGGCCAAATTGGTAGTTACCTATGCCGATGGAAAAGAAAAAATTATCACAAGTAATCCTGAAACATGGACGTATTTTAATGGTGGACCAGTAAAATACAGCAGCTTTTTTCAGGGTGAAGTTTATGATGCACAAAAAGAAAAAGCAATTGAAGGCTGGAGTACAGCAAAATACGATTCATCGAGTTGGCATCAGGCGTCAGCCATAGGAACTGATGGTTTTGTAAGTTCAGAAGGAACAGCTAATTTACCCAACTTTAATAATTTTGCTGATGCTCAATTGGTGGGGCAATTTGGATCTACGGTTAAACCAATAAATGAATTAACAGCTCAATCTGTTAAAGAAGTCCGTCCCGGTGTATTTGTTTACGATATGGGACAAAATATGGTTGGTGTACCCAAAATTACCCTGAAGAATGTAGAAAAAGGAAAGAAAATCACATTGCGTTATGCCGAAGTTTTATATCCGGATTTGCCCGAATACAAAGGCAATGAAAATTTACTGATGCTTGAAAATGTTAGGGCGGCAATGTCACAGGATATTTACACAACCAAAGGAGGTAACGAAGCTGTAACGCTACGATTTACATTTCACGGATATCGTTACATAGAAATAACAGGAATTGAAAAACCATTGCTGTTAACCGATGTTAAAGGAACGGTATTAAGTTCGATACATGAATTGTCTTCACATTATCAAACCTCAAATCCTTTGGTAAATAAATTGTGGGAAAATATTACCTGGTCAATGAGAGGGAATTTTCTATCGATACCTACTGATTGTCCTCAGCGTAATGAACGCTTAGGATGGAGTGGTGATATTTCGGTTTTTTCAAGGACTGCAGTTCATCTAGCAGATGTGAAACAATTTCTCAAAAGGCATATGCTGGCCATGAGAGATATTCAAAGTGAAGATGGGCGTTTTCCGGATGTAGCTCCAATAGGTGTAGGATTTGGTGAAACGTTGTGGGGAAGTGCCGGAATTACTGTTGTCTGGGAAAATTATCTGCAATACGGTGACCTCAGTTTATTAGAAGAGCATTATGAGGCTATGAAAAACTACGCCAATTATCTGATTGCCGATATTGATCCTAAAACAGGTGTTTTAAAAGAAAACGAAAGAGATAACTGGGGCTCGTTAGGAGACTGGCTGAGTTTAGAAGATTCTAAAAACGAAAAAACGCTATTCTGGGAAGCTTATTTTATTTATGATTTGGAAATTATGGCTAAAGTTGCCGGCTTATTAGACAAAAAGAAAGATCAGGAACATTTTTCAGAATATTACAAGCAGAGAAAAGATTTTTTCAATAAGACTTATATTGATAAAACAACAGGAAAAACAGCATTTAGAGGTAAAATTGTGGATACACAAACCTCGTATGTACTACCCTTTGCTTTTGGTGTTCTGAATAAGGAAAATGCTGATCTTGCTTTACAACAGTTTATATCTTCTATACAAAGAGAAAACAAAACCGATCAGGGCGTTATTTGTCCGCCTTATTCCCTAATGACCGGATTTATTGGCACTGCATGGGTCAATAAAGCACTTTCAGATAATGGATATTCGAATGTAGCCTATCAGTTATTACAAAACAAATCTTATCCTTCGTGGTTGTATCCTGTCACCCAAGGAGCAACTACGATTTGGGAACGATTAAATTCGTATACGCATAAAGACGGGTTTGGAGGGAATAACCGAATGAATTCTTTCAATCATTATGCCTTTGGAGCGGTAGGGGCATGGATGTATAATTATTCGTTAGGAATTTTACGAGATGATAATGCACCGGGATTTAAACATTTTATTTTAAAGCCGGAACCCGATACTACCGGAGAGATGAACTTTGCAAATGGATATTACGATTCGATGTACGGACGTATTGAAAGCAGCTGGGAAATAAAAAAAGGCAAATATAAGTTCCGTTTTGTTGTGCCTGCAAATACAACAGCGACACTTTATTTACCCGCTTTAAAAGAAAGTGATGTAACAATAAATGGTAAAAAGAGCGGAACTAAATTTTTGAATATAAAAAATAATAAAGCTGTCTTTGAGATAGAATCCGGGGAATATTCGTTCGGAACAGTTATTAGAAATTAAAATGATCAAGATTAAAAATCCTTACAAGATGAATAAATTTAGAATATTGTTTTTAGCAGCTATTTCCAGTATTTCTTTGTCTGCACAGAAAAAAGAGAATAAGGCAAATGTTTTTGAGCTACAAAATCCAGATTACAAAATTAGTCCGCAAACCGGAATGACAAAACAGCACTGGAAAGATGCAGCGCTTTATTTGCTGGAAGGAGCTTTTAGTTATATTCATAAACTGGATGATCCAATGCAATTCCCAAAACAGGAAGGAAAAAGTTATCCATCAAATCCAAATCAGGTTCCCACAGAAAAACTGGAAGGCCTTTGCAGAACCTTATTTATTGCTTCGCCTTTATTGAAGGAAAATCCGGATTTGGTCATCAACAATATAAAAGTTGCTGATTATTATAGATATCAAATAGCCAAATTAGCTGATCCACAGAGTCCGACTTACATTGAACCGCGTGCTAAAAATGCCGGACCAAATCAAAAGCTGGTTGAATTTGGCGCTTTGTCACTTTCGCTTTTGACCAATGCTGACGTTTTATGGAAACCGCTTCCTCAAAATCAAAAAGACGATCTGGCTAAAATCATGATTAGCTACGGTGACGGACCAACGGTAGATTCTAACTGGAAGTTCTTCAATATTTTTGTCCTCAGTTTTTTTAAAGAACAAGGCTATACCGTCAATGAGAAATTATTGGTTGAGTATTTAGAAAAATCATTAAAACATTATCGTGGCAATGGGTGGTACAATGACAGCCCGGCATTTGATTATTACAGTATGTGGGCTTTTCAGATGTACGGCAATATCTGGTCGGAGTTTTTTGGAAAGAAATACTATCCTGAAATTGCGGCTAAGTTCATGTCAAACTTTAGCGATTTAAAAAATAATTATCCTTATTTGTTTAGCAAAGATGGCGAAATGATTATGTGGGGAAGAAGTATCAGTTACAGAATTGGGGCAGTAGTGCCTTTTCCGTTAATGGGATTTCAAAATGACCCTGATATCAATTACGGTTGGATGCGCAGGATTGCATCTGGTGTAATCAAACAATTTTTGACACATCCGGATTTTATGAAAGATAACGTGCCTACGCTTGGTTTTTATGGTGAATTCGAACCGGCTGTTCAAAATTACAGCTGTCGCGGAAGCGTGTACTGGATGGGAAAAATCTTTATGGGATTACTTGTTCCGGACAATAATCCGTTTTGGATATCCAAAGAAAACAACGGCGATTGGGATACGATATTCAAAAAAGATGAGGTTTACAATAAGTATCAGGGAGATTCTCAAATCCTGATAACAGATTATCCTAATATTGGCGCTTCAGAAGTAAGGGCCTGGTGCCATGAAAAGGTAAAAGACGACTGGCAGAAATTCAGATCTACAGAAAACTACAACAGACTTTCCTATAACAGCGCTTTTCCGTGGCAGGCAGATGGTCAAAATGGTGAAGTTGCGATGAATTATGTTATTAAAAACAAAAATGAACAATGGGAAGCCTTCAGATTATTTACTTTTAAAAAGTTTGAAAATGGTATTTATTACCGAAATGTAGTTTTAGAAACGGATGAAAATATAAAATTCGATTTAGCAGATATTCCTTTGGCTAATGGAATTTTAAGAATTGATAAAAATAATAGCGACAAAGTTGTTTCAATGCGTTTGGGGCATTATGCATTGCCAAAACTAGACAAAGAAATTGTTACAACTAAAAAAAATATAGCAGGACATGAAGTTACCATCATCGACAATGGAAAATACCAAGTGGCTATGATTCGGCTTTTAGGATGGGATAAAACCGAAGTTGTAAAAGCAAAAGGATTACATCCCCAAAGTAATGAAAGCTCTGTAATAAATGTTTTGAGTGATACAAAATCAAATAAAACAAAAATTTATGCAACTCTTATGCTCTGGAAGAAATCAGGTGAGAATTGGAATAAATCAGAATTACTTCCTGTAAAAATTGTGGATCAGACGAATGATGTAGTTACGATTCAATTTAATAACGGAAAAAGTAAAGCTGTTAGTTTTTTAATTAAGAAGTTGGATTAGAGTGTTTAAAATAATCTAAAAAATCAGCTTCTTTTATTTTTTGGCAAATAGATCCAAAAAGTAGTGCCGACTCCAGGCTTACTGCTAAAATTAATCAAGCCATTATGATTCTCGATAATTCTTCGGCATAAAGCCAGTCCAATACCATTGCCACCATATTGGTCGCGTTCATGCAGCCGCTGAAACATATCGAATATACGCCCTGAATAAGAACTGTCCATTCCAATACCATTATCTTCAACTGATATTACGTCATATTTTTCTGCTGAACCTGTAAAATTAGGATCATTTGGAATATCTCCATAACCGATTGTAACAGCAGGATTGCCGGAGTTAAATTTAAGTGCATTATTAATCAGGTTATAAAACAGTTGACGAAACTGGATATCAAGTCCGGAAACTTTAGGCAGCTGATCCACTTTTATAACAGCACTTTTTTCTTCAATTATCAGACTCAGATCACCCAAAACTTCTTCAATCACTTTATTAAGATCTACTTCTTCAAAATATTGTTCAGAATTTTCTATTCGGGAATAATTAAGAACATCAGTAATTAAATTTGATAGTCTTCCAGCTGCTAGCGTAATTCTGTCAAAATAGAATTTTTTCTTTTGATCTTCAGTTAAATCCGCTCCTGCACGGGAAAGCATAATCATAATTTTACGAAGTGGTTCCTGAAGATCATGACTGGCAATGTAAGCAAACTGCTGTAATTCCTTATTTTTAAAACGAAGTTGCGAGTTGGCGCTTTCCAATTCAAGCTGAATCATTTTAAGTTCTGTATTGTCCTTAAGCGTTTCAACGATCATTTTCTGGGCGTTTATATCTACGAAATAAACTAACCAGCTATTAAATGTACCATCTTCAGCTTTGTTTGGAGTTATCGAAACCAGATGCCAGATATAGTTAGTACCTTTTTTGATTCTCGTTTCACCAATATAA encodes:
- a CDS encoding sensor histidine kinase, with product MKEIIQINLDNEMDLILAHKRCMKIAEMCGMPSSFQTRFSTAVSEVARCAIAKGKNSLLVLGINIIKSTQKEIVAIITDSEDLKSCNPEAFNYAAKISGHIQYNYFDNQFTTTISQQVLSPGLLTETKIKGFIDYFKYEPPLSPYDEIRKKNIELIALSEKLTESENKYKQLANTIPILICVINERNNVLLVNESLENYLEKPLLTFERKTLTHFIHSADIDNVLEGLKRAKQNRSDYIGETRIKKGTNYIWHLVSITPNKAEDGTFNSWLVYFVDINAQKMIVETLKDNTELKMIQLELESANSQLRFKNKELQQFAYIASHDLQEPLRKIMIMLSRAGADLTEDQKKKFYFDRITLAAGRLSNLITDVLNYSRIENSEQYFEEVDLNKVIEEVLGDLSLIIEEKSAVIKVDQLPKVSGLDIQFRQLFYNLINNALKFNSGNPAVTIGYGDIPNDPNFTGSAEKYDVISVEDNGIGMDSSYSGRIFDMFQRLHERDQYGGNGIGLALCRRIIENHNGLINFSSKPGVGTTFWIYLPKNKRS
- a CDS encoding DUF2264 domain-containing protein — protein: MNKFRILFLAAISSISLSAQKKENKANVFELQNPDYKISPQTGMTKQHWKDAALYLLEGAFSYIHKLDDPMQFPKQEGKSYPSNPNQVPTEKLEGLCRTLFIASPLLKENPDLVINNIKVADYYRYQIAKLADPQSPTYIEPRAKNAGPNQKLVEFGALSLSLLTNADVLWKPLPQNQKDDLAKIMISYGDGPTVDSNWKFFNIFVLSFFKEQGYTVNEKLLVEYLEKSLKHYRGNGWYNDSPAFDYYSMWAFQMYGNIWSEFFGKKYYPEIAAKFMSNFSDLKNNYPYLFSKDGEMIMWGRSISYRIGAVVPFPLMGFQNDPDINYGWMRRIASGVIKQFLTHPDFMKDNVPTLGFYGEFEPAVQNYSCRGSVYWMGKIFMGLLVPDNNPFWISKENNGDWDTIFKKDEVYNKYQGDSQILITDYPNIGASEVRAWCHEKVKDDWQKFRSTENYNRLSYNSAFPWQADGQNGEVAMNYVIKNKNEQWEAFRLFTFKKFENGIYYRNVVLETDENIKFDLADIPLANGILRIDKNNSDKVVSMRLGHYALPKLDKEIVTTKKNIAGHEVTIIDNGKYQVAMIRLLGWDKTEVVKAKGLHPQSNESSVINVLSDTKSNKTKIYATLMLWKKSGENWNKSELLPVKIVDQTNDVVTIQFNNGKSKAVSFLIKKLD